From the Brassica napus cultivar Da-Ae unplaced genomic scaffold, Da-Ae ScsIHWf_3088;HRSCAF=3902, whole genome shotgun sequence genome, one window contains:
- the LOC125603092 gene encoding uncharacterized protein LOC125603092 codes for MMAIPDIFLQIVREKLTSESPATQSQVLQKETVEMNETPSSPIAPKSIETPVYTPSQTQQIEREPSDDTPALDTQVFTPNLTKERETQTSTDETPPKTNQEEGKPDDEVIFTLEIIIECIHDGLS; via the exons atgatggccattcctgatatttttttgcagattgtgaGAGAGAAATTAACAAGTGAGTCACCTGCTACTCAGAGTCAAGTTTTGCAGAAAGAAACAGTGGAAATGAATGagacaccttcttctccaataGCTCCAAAGAGTATTGAAACTCCCGTTTATACTCCAAGTCAGACTCAGCAG ATTGAGAGAGAGCCATCGGATGACACGCCTGCCCTTGATACTCAAGTTTTTACTCCTAATCTGACaaaagag AGGGAAACACAAACCTCTACTGATGAAACGCcacccaaaactaatcaagaagaaggaaaaccagatgatgaggtaatatttactctagaaattataattgaatgtattcatgatggccTTTCCTGA
- the LOC106356533 gene encoding uncharacterized protein LOC106356533, translating into MMDKVEAFYNNGWSSGQISMVLGDNTYSVCLYTSMETILFKHSDLRIHREWKDGVWKMADKVKPDKKRKAAASSQNSGMDNVFLRRSERVPKRSRDTKTPFKSDRNPALTVIPEIIPAVDPFSTPAEHKLSRLQNWMTLKPGMHETSLSINDNKIRKSFFQSMENAKKDLKKEHIDGAFAMLNCRRNENAAWFHNYKIPKACFLPMEFLHCLLSDDLAYKKEKVKGKKIFNDLFKDTVRGKVYPEKTWGEDVDVVYGITLGKKSNVWIGMEIHLKKKRITVYDCFQKESNSIDIPQVKKLAVLISNLLVESSGDEVDKVKMIPFEIEQAQGLPKTKHPFNCGIFLVKILECQSLKIGDMTKINDDNALELRRTLSCEIFNQFVDESFGK; encoded by the exons ATGATGGATAAGGTAGAAGCCTTTTACAACAATGGCTGGAGCAGCGGACAAATTAGCATGGTACTTGGTGATAACACATACTCGGTGTGTCTCTATACTTCTATGGAAACTATTCTATTCAAACATTCAGATTTGCGAATTCATAGAGAATGGAAAGATGGAGTCTGGAAGATGGCAGATAAG GTGAAGCCTGATAAGAAAAGGAAAGCTGCTGCCTCATCACAAAATTCAGGAATGgataatgttttcctaagaagGAGCGAGAGGGTGCCTAAACGATCTAGAGACACAAAAACTCCATTCAAGTCTGACAGAAATCCGGCTTTAACTGTAATACCTGAGATTATACCTGCAGTTGATCCGTTTTCAACTCCTGCGGAACATAAGCTTTCAAGGCTTCAAAATTGGATGACATTAAAGCCCGGCATGCATGAAAC GTCCCTATCAATCAATGATAATAAGATAAGGAAATCTTTCTTTCAAAGCATGGAAAATGCAAAAAAGGACCTTAAGAAAGAG cacatTGATGGAGCCTTTGCAATGCTAAATTGCAGAAGAAATGAGAATGCTGCTTGGTTCCACAACTACAAGATTCCAAAGGCGTGCTTCCTACCTATGGAGTTCTTGCATTGCTTGCTCTCTGATGATTTGGCttacaagaaagaaaaggtcaaaggtaaaaagattttcaacgatttatttaaagatactGTGAGAGGGAAGGTATATCCAGAGAAGACATGGGGAGAAGATGTTGATGTTGTGTATGGGATTACTCTTGGAAAAAAAAGCAATGTCTGGATTGGGATGGAAattcatttgaagaagaaaagaatcacaGTATATGATTGTTTTCAAAAGGAAAGCAACAGCATTGATATTCCTCAAGTGAAAAAGTTGGCAG TGTTGATTTCTAATCTGCTGGTGGAATCTTCTGGTGATGAGGTAGATAAAGTGAAGATGATTCCATTTGAGATTGAGCAGGCACAAGGTTTACCCAAGACAAAACATCCTTTCAACTGTGGGATATTTCTTGTCAAGATTCTGGAGTGCCAGTCATTGAAGATAGGAGACATGACAAAGATTAATGATGACAATGCATTGGAGCTAAGGAGAACCTTGTCTTGTGAGATCTTCAACCAATTTGTGGATGAGAGCTTTGGGAAATGA
- the LOC106358420 gene encoding ABC transporter G family member 15: protein MSRGAYLAWEDLTVVIPNFSDGPTRRLLQRLNGYAEPGRIMAIMGPSGSGKSTLLDSLAGRLARNVIMTGNLLLNGKKARLDYGLVAYVTQEDILLGTLTVRETITYSARLRLPSDMSNEEVSDIVEGTIMELGLQDCADRAIGNWHARGVSGGERKRVSIALEILTRPQILFLDEPTSGLDSASAFFVIQTLRNIARDGRTVISSIHQPSSEVFALFDDLFLLSSGESVYFGEAKSAVEFFAESGFPCPKKRNPSDHFLRCINSDFDTVTATLKGSQRIQETPATSDPLMNLATPVIRARLVENYRRSKYAKSAKSRIQELSNIDGSEMEVRRGSEASWWRQLRTLTARSFINMCRDVGYYWTRIVSYIVVSISVGTIFYDVGYSYTSILARVSCGGFITGFMTFMSIGGFPSFLEEMKVFYKERMSGYYGVSVYILSNYISSFPFLVSLSVITGTITYNLVKFRPGFSHYAFFCLNIFFSVSVIESLMMVVASLVPNFLMGLVTGAGLIGIIMMTSGFFRLLPDLPKIFWRYPVSYISYGSWAIQGGYKNDFLGLEFEPLFPGEPKMTGEEVINKIFRVKVTHSKWWDLAAVVGILVCYRLLFFVVLKLKERAGPALKAIQAKRTMRNLDRRPSFKRMPSLSLSLSSMSSRRHQPFRSLSSQEGLNSPAHY from the exons ATGAGCCGTGGAGCGTATTTGGCATGGGAAGACTTAACGGTAGTTATACCCAACTTCAGTGATGGTCCGACCCGAAGGTTGCTACAGAGGCTAAACGGGTATGCTGAACCAGGTCGGATCATGGCTATAATGGGTCCTTCTGGATCCGGAAAGTCCACTCTTCTTGACTCTCTTGCAG GTAGACTCGCAAGAAACGTGATCATGACCGGTAATCTTCTATTGAACGGCAAGAAAGCCAGACTAGACTATGGTCTCGTA gcATATGTAACACAAGAGGACATATTGCTCGGAACACTAACAGTGAGGGAGACAATAACATATTCAGCCCGATTGAGGCTTCCAAGTGATATGTCTAACGAGGAAGTGAGTGACATTGTGGAAGGCACAATCATGGAGCTTGGTCTTCAAGACTGCGCAGACAGAGCCATTGGAAACTGGCACGCTAGGGGAGTTAGTGGCGGCGAACGGAAACGTGTCAGCATCGCTTTAGAGATCTTAACCCGCCCTCAGATCCTCTTTCTCGACGAACCCACCAGCGGTTTGGATAGTGCTTCTGCGTTTTTCGTGATTCAGACACTTAGAAACATCGCAAGAGATGGCAGAACCGTTATTTCATCGATTCATCAGCCTAGCAGTGAGGTGTTTGCACTTTTTGATGATCTTTTCTTGCTCTCGAGTGGTGAGTCTGTCTACTTTGGTGAAGCCAAGTCTGCTGTTGAG TTCTTTGCTGAATCGGGCTTTCCATGTCCCAAGAAGAGGAATCCTTCTGATCACTTCCTGCGATGTATAAACTCAGACTTCGATACAGTCACAGCTACGCTCAAAGGATCTCAAAGAATTCAGGAAACACCAGCTACATCAGATCCACTGATGAATCTAGCAACACCTGTGATCAGAGCAAGGCTTGTTGAGAACTACCGGCGTTCAAAGTATGCGAAGTCCGCAAAATCAAGAATCCAAGAACTATCTAACATC GATGGGAGTGAGATGGAAGTGAGAAGAGGAAGTGAAGCAAGCTGGTGGAGACAACTTAGAACATTAACAGCAAGATCATTCATAAACATGTGTCGCGATGTAGGTTACTACTGGACAAGAATAGTAAGCTACATTGTTGTTTCTATAAGCGTAGGGACGATATTCTACGACGTGGGATATAGCTACACATCAATCTTAGCCAGGGTCTCTTGTGGTGGATTCATCACTGGTTTCATGACGTTCATGTCCATTGGAGGCTTCCCTTCTTTCCTTGAAGAAATGAAG GTGTTCTATAAAGAGAGGATGAGTGGTTACTATGGAGTTTCGGTTTATATCCTCTCAAACTACATCTCGTCTTTCCCGTTCTTAGTTTCTCTCTCGGTTATAACGGGAACTATTACTTACAACTTGGTGAAGTTTCGTCCCGGGTTCTCGCATTACGCTTTCTTCTGTCTCAACATCTTCTTCTCAGTCTCTGTGATAGAGAGTCTCATGATGGTTGTGGCTTCTCTAGTTCCAAACTTCTTGATGGGTCTTGTTACTGGAGCTGGTCTCATT GGAATTATCATGATGACTTCTGGATTCTTCCGTCTGCTTCCTGATCTTCCCAAGATATTTTGGCGTTACCCAGTTTCATATATAAGCTATGGATCTTGGGCTATCCAG GGAGGTTACAAGAACGATTTTCTTGGACTAGAGTTCGAGCCTTTATTCCCGGGTGAGCCGAAAATGACAGGAGAAGAAGTGATAAACAAGATATTTAGAGTGAAGGTGACACATTCAAAATGGTGGGACTTGGCTGCGGTAGTAGGAATCCTTGTGTGTTATAGGCTTCTCTTCTTCGTGGTCTTAAAGCTAAAGGAGAGAGCAGGACCAGCTCTAAAGGCGATTCAGGCAAAAAGAACGATGAGGAATCTTGACAGGAGACCTTCTTTCAAGAGAATGCCGTCTCTGTCTTTGTCATTGTCGTCAATGTCTTCAAGGAGACATCAGCCTTTCCGTTCACTTTCTTCTCAAGAAGGCCTCAACTCTCCAGCCCACTACTAA
- the LOC106451881 gene encoding NAD(H) kinase 1-like has protein sequence MSTYKLNHTDSFGKGGDANGLRSNQENGFSNLSSLAQSEKAVQEFLIQQTPMQANDDHLIEFSEALRTVAKALRGSSEGKALAQAEAAEWKRRYELERCKNLELLLKAPSNGVCADESNSNGMMDHSAKSPRLHVQENGKSGMHSLERICAHEVLQDCEPNSPNGCNNKLKRKASFKLSWGCKGQANDQHKKEIVSFESGNITTPDRSSKQISLTWESSPQTVIIFTKPNSTSVRVLSVEMVRWLRDHKGLNVYVEPRVKAELLSESSSFDFVQTWEDDKEISLLHPKVDLVITLGGDGTVLWAASMFKGPVPPIVPFSMGSLGFMTPFHSEQYRDCLESVLRGPLSITLRHRLQCHIIRDKARHDYETEETMLVLNEVTIDRGISSYLTNLECYCDNSFVTCVQGDGLILSTTSGSTAYSLAAGGSMVHPQVPGILFTPICPHSLSFRPLILPDHVTVRVQVPFNSRGSAWVSFDGKGRKQLEAGDALVCSMAPWPVSTACQVESTHDFLRSIHEGLHWNQRKIQSSDGPQ, from the exons ATGTCGACCTACAAGCTCAATCACACT GATTCATTTGGAAAGGGAGGAGATGCAAACGGTTTGCGGTCAAACCAAGAAAACGGTTTCAGTAATTTGTCTTCTCTAGCTCAGTCAGAGAAAGCTGTTCAGGAGTTTCTTATTCAGCAGACTCCTATGCAGGCTAATGATGATCATCTCATTGAGTTCTCAGAGGCTTTGAGAA CTGTTGCAAAGGCTTTAAGAGGATCTTCTGAAGGAAAAGCATTGGCTCAAGCTGAAGCTGCTGAATGGAAACGAAGATATGAGTTGGAGAGGTGCAAGAATCTAGAGTTGCTTCTTAAAG CACCTTCGAATGGAGTGTGTGCTGATGAATCTAATAGCAATGGGATGATGGATCATTCAGCCAAGTCTCCGCGGCTTCATGTTCAGGAAAACGGGAAGTCAGGAATGCATTCCTTGGAGCGTATTTGCGCTCATGAAGTGCTTCAAGATTGTGAACCTAACAGTCCTAATGGCTGTAACAACAAATTGAAGCGAAAG GCATCATTTAAGCTTTCCTGGGGATGCAAGGGGCAGGCTAATGATCAACACAAAAAAGAAATCGTCTCTTTTGAGAGCGGCAATATCACTACACCAGATCGCAGTAGTAAACAG ATTTCACTGACATGGGAGTCCAGTCCACAAACTGTTATTATCTTCACTAAGCCTAATTCAACTTCTGTACGAGTTCTTTCTGTGGAAATGGTCAG ATGGTTGAGAGATCATAAAGGACTAAATGTTTACGTGGAACCACGAGTGAAGGCAGAACTTTTATCAGAATCAAGTTCCTTCGACTTTGTTCAAACTTGGGAAGATG ACAAAGAAATTTCACTTCTACACCCAAAGGTTGACCTTGTTATAACTCTTGGTGGTGATGGTACTGTTCTATGG GCAGCGTCGATGTTCAAAGGACCAGTGCCTCCAATTGTTCCATTTTCCATGGGATCTCTTGGATTCATGACTCCTTTCC ACAGCGAACAATACCGAGATTGTCTTGAATCGGTTCTGAGGGGTCCACTCAGTATAACACTACGACACAGGCTGCAGTGTCACATCATCAGAGATAAAGCAAGGCATGACTACGAGACAGAAGAGACTATGCTTGTTTTGAATGAAGTCACCATCGACCGTGGGATATCTTCTTACCTCACAAACCTTGAATGCTACTGCGACAACTCGTTTGTCACATGTGTGCAAGGCGATGGACTAATACTCTCTACAACATCTGGTAGCACCGCTTACTCACTTGCAGCTGGAGGATCAATGGTCCATCCACAG GTTCCTGGGATCTTGTTCACACCAATCTGTCCGCATTCTCTGTCTTTCCGCCCACTGATATTACCGGACCATGTGACAGTGAGAGTGCAGGTGCCATTCAACAGCAGAGGCTCCGCGTGGGTGTCGTTTGATGGGAAAGGCAGGAAACAACTTGAAGCAGGGGATGCACTAGTGTGTAGCATGGCACCGTGGCCTGTCTCAACAGCTTGCCAGGTCGAATCCACTCATGACTTCCTTCGCAGCATCCACGAAGGTCTTCACTGGAACCAAAGAAAGATTCAATCTTCTGACGGCCCTCAGTGA